Genomic window (Paenibacillus sp. PK3_47):
CATAGCCTGCCTGCACAATGTCCCCGCTAAACCGGTTAATCCCCGCCTTCTCCGGAGCGACAGCCAAATGCTGCTTGGAAACGCTGAAGCCTATGATAAACGTCCCGTGGTGAGTGAACATAGGCTGTTTCCAGGCGATTTTGGGTTCAAGTTCGGGGAATGTCTCCGATACCCACTCCAGTACCTCTTCCGTCCGCTGCCTGTTCTCCGGGTCAGCTATCTGTGCTGTGAACTCCGCAAAAACCTCCATAATGTTTCCTCCTGTACTGGATCATTTTATTCTTCCGCAAGACGCCCGGACACGATTAGTATAACAATGATTTATATCACTTGCCAGAACTGCGGGTTAACGGGATTCAGTTGACGAACCGGAAGTGAAGCACCTATAATAATTAGTGTATGTACTAACTAATTAATATAAATGTTAATGTAATTGGACAACGTTTACTAAGCTAAGGGAAGCGGTGAAATGATGGAGACAAAAGCGGCTTTAAAGGTACTGACAGGACAGAAGGGCGCGGAGTTGGGTGATCTCTTCGGAATTTTCTTTGAGGATCTCAATCATGCGGCAGACGGGGGGCTCTATGCCGAGCTTGTACAGAACCGGTCATTTGAATTTGATCCTATCGACAATAAGGACTATCATGCATTAACAGCCTGGGAGGCTGTGCAGCGGGGGAATGGACAAGCTAAACTTACGGTAGAAGACAGCCGGCCTTTAAATGAACGCAACCTGCATTATGCAGTCATCGATATCGTGGAGGAAGGCAGCGGTGTCGGAATTATGAATCTCGGGTTTAACTCGGGGATTCCGGTCAAGGAAGGCGGGCAATACCAGTTCTCGATGTACGCCCGCCGCGACGCAAGCTTTGACAGCCCCTTAAGCATCCGGATTGAAAGCGCTGACGGCGGGGTTCACGGAGAAACCTTCATCACGGTGAACAGCACGGAATGGGCCAAATATGAGGGCGTTATTGAGGCAAAAGCTACCGATTACAGCAGCCGGCTTGTTGTTCTGGCCAAGGGGAGCGGCAGGGTGTACCTGGATATGATCTCGCTGTTTCCGGAAAAGACATTTTTGAACAGACCCGGAGGCCTGCGGGAGGATATTGCGTTGCTGCTTAAGGATATGAAGCCGAAGTTCATGCGTTTTCCGGGCGGCTGCCTTGTCCATGACGGCTCTCTGAACCCGGATGACCGGGATTCGATGTACAGATGGAAGAACACGCTCGGTGATGTAGCCCAGCGGCCGGCCAGACGCAACAACTGGAGCTATAACCAGACGCTGGGGCTTGGCTATTATGAATACTTTCAGTTCTGTGAGGATATCGGTGCCAAGCCGATCCCGGTTCTGCCAGGGGCGTATGACCCGCATCATAAACGGATCGTTCCGGTCGGTGAGCTGAAGCCGTGGATCGATGATGCGCTGGATCTGATTGAGTTTGCGAACGGGGATACAAGTACGAAGTGGGGCGGTATCCGGGCTGAACTCGGGCATCCGGAGCCTTTTGGACTGGAATATGTCGGTATCGGCAATGAAGAAGTGGGTGAGCCGTTCTTTGAACGGTATCCGTATTTCCACAGGGCGATCAAAGAGAGATATCCTGATATTAAAGTCATCAACTCAAGCGGACCGTTCTCGGCCGGTGCGGAATATGAGCGGGGCTGGAACTCTGCCAGAGAACATCAATCCGATCTCGTAGACGAGCATTACTATTCCAGTCCGGAATGGTTCCTCGCCAACCACCACCGTTATGATCATTTTAAAGGTGATGAACCGAAGGTTTTCCTGGGGGAATATGCTTCCTGGGGCAATACCTACTATAATGCGCTGGTGGAAGCTGCCTTCATGACCGGCCTGCAGAACAATGCCCATGCGGTAGGACTGGCCTGTTATGCGCCTATGCTCTGCAATGTGGATTATGTCAACTGGAAGCCGGATATGATCTGGTTTAACAATCATGAAGTATACGGTACAGCCAATTATTATGTACAGAAGCTGTTCATGAACCATCAAGGGGATCACTTGCTTGGAGTTGAAGCTGAAGGGTTCGCGCCTCCACAGACCAGCGGCAATCCGCCGATTACCGGAGCGCTGACACTGGCGGTGGATGCTGCTTCGGCCAGGTTCTCCGGGATTACCCTGACGAATAATTTGACGGGTGAAGTGAAGACATTCGGCAGCTCCTCATCAGGGATTACAGTGTCAAAGCTGCCTGACCCGGCGCTGAACGGCAAGGATCCTGAAGTGTTTGAGCTAGGCGTAACCGATTGGGAACAGTATACGCTGAAGCTGAAGGCCGTACGGACTGCGGGGCATAAGGGGTTCCGGATTTATTTTGGCAAACAGGATGAAGCAAATCATCTCTTCTGGGAGATCGGCGGCTGGCAGAACCAGGATTCCATTATTACCTCAATTGTGCAAAACAGGCACACTGCCCTGACGCACACAATGTTCACTGTGGAAACTAATGTGGAATACGATCTGACACTGGAGGTATCAGGAAGACATATCCGCTCCTACATCAACGGAGAGCTGTTCAACGAGACGGAGGATAAGCTTCCGGTCATTGAACCTCTGTACTACACGGCAAGCCGGGAAGAAGCAACCGGAGACATTATTCTTAAGGCTGTAAATGTTCAGGGGCAAAGTATTGCAGCAGACATCGGGCTAATTGACTTGCCTGGTGAAGGCATCAATATTGAAGTTTATGAATTGTCCGGACACCGTCCCGAAGACGAAAATAATTTTGAGCAGCCGGCGCTGGTCTCGCCCAAACAGCACAGCCTAAGTGCTGCTGGCAGCAGCTTTAGTTATGAATTTCCCGAGCAGTCCGTTACGGTTTTCAGAATCAGCCCGAAATCTTAATTGTTTTTAGACCTTACAGCAGAGCCCCCAACTCCGGAGAGAAGGGGGTTTTGTTATTTTAATCAGGATTCGATGTCAATTATGGTCTCCATAATTCATTCAGCGGTTTAAAGGAATTTTTCACGGTCATAAACAGAG
Coding sequences:
- a CDS encoding iron chaperone, which translates into the protein MEVFAEFTAQIADPENRQRTEEVLEWVSETFPELEPKIAWKQPMFTHHGTFIIGFSVSKQHLAVAPEKAGINRFSGDIVQAGYDHTKELVRIKWNGPVDYALLEQMIRFNIEDKADCTTFWR
- a CDS encoding alpha-L-arabinofuranosidase C-terminal domain-containing protein; translated protein: MMETKAALKVLTGQKGAELGDLFGIFFEDLNHAADGGLYAELVQNRSFEFDPIDNKDYHALTAWEAVQRGNGQAKLTVEDSRPLNERNLHYAVIDIVEEGSGVGIMNLGFNSGIPVKEGGQYQFSMYARRDASFDSPLSIRIESADGGVHGETFITVNSTEWAKYEGVIEAKATDYSSRLVVLAKGSGRVYLDMISLFPEKTFLNRPGGLREDIALLLKDMKPKFMRFPGGCLVHDGSLNPDDRDSMYRWKNTLGDVAQRPARRNNWSYNQTLGLGYYEYFQFCEDIGAKPIPVLPGAYDPHHKRIVPVGELKPWIDDALDLIEFANGDTSTKWGGIRAELGHPEPFGLEYVGIGNEEVGEPFFERYPYFHRAIKERYPDIKVINSSGPFSAGAEYERGWNSAREHQSDLVDEHYYSSPEWFLANHHRYDHFKGDEPKVFLGEYASWGNTYYNALVEAAFMTGLQNNAHAVGLACYAPMLCNVDYVNWKPDMIWFNNHEVYGTANYYVQKLFMNHQGDHLLGVEAEGFAPPQTSGNPPITGALTLAVDAASARFSGITLTNNLTGEVKTFGSSSSGITVSKLPDPALNGKDPEVFELGVTDWEQYTLKLKAVRTAGHKGFRIYFGKQDEANHLFWEIGGWQNQDSIITSIVQNRHTALTHTMFTVETNVEYDLTLEVSGRHIRSYINGELFNETEDKLPVIEPLYYTASREEATGDIILKAVNVQGQSIAADIGLIDLPGEGINIEVYELSGHRPEDENNFEQPALVSPKQHSLSAAGSSFSYEFPEQSVTVFRISPKS